In Rhinolophus ferrumequinum isolate MPI-CBG mRhiFer1 chromosome 25, mRhiFer1_v1.p, whole genome shotgun sequence, the following proteins share a genomic window:
- the SNAP29 gene encoding synaptosomal-associated protein 29 — translation MSAYSKSYNPFDDDAEDESAPPTPWKDARDLDGPPAPADKQQYLRQEVMRRAEATAASTSRSLSLMYESEKVGVASSEELVRQRGVLERTEKMVDKMDQDLKTSQKHINSIKSVFGGFVNYFKPKPAETPLEQNGTLGPQPNSRLKEAISTSKEQEAQYQASHPNLRKLNDSDPVSGGASSAVSTEAYPKNPHLRAYHQKIDNNLDELSMGLGRLKGIALGMQTEIEEQDDIISRLTTKVDNLDVNIKSTEKKVRQL, via the exons ATGTCGGCCTACTCCAAAAGTTACAACCCGTTCGATGACGACGCGGAGGATGAGAGCGCCCCGCCAACCCCGTGGAAGGACGCCCGCGACCTCGACGGGCCCCCCGCGCCCGCGGACAAACAGCAGTACCTGCGGCAGGAGGTGATGCGCAGGGCCGAGGCCACGGCTGCCAGCACTAGCAGGTCCCTGTCCCTCATGTATGAGTCCGAGAAGGTCGGGGTCGCCTCTTCCGAG GAGCTCGTCCGTCAGCGAGGAGTCTTAGAACGCACAGAGAAGATGGTGGACAAGATGGATCAAGATTTAAAGACCAGCCAGAAGCACATTAACAGCATTAAGAGTGTGTTTGGGGGGTTCGTCAATTACTTCAAACCTAAACCAGCAGAAACCCCACTCGAACAGAATGGCACCCTCGGCCCCCAACCCAACAGCAG GTTGAAAGAAGCTATAAGTACAAGTAAAGAACAGGAGGCACAGTACCAAGCCAGTCACCCAAACCTCAGGAAGCTGAATGACTCAG ACCCTGTCTCTGGAGGAGCCAGTTCTGCTGTGAGTACCGAGGCTTACCCGAAGAACCCACACCTTCGAGCCTATCACCAGAAGATTGACAACAACCTAG ATGAGCTGTCCATGGGACTAGGCCGGCTGAAGGGCATAGCCCTGGGGATGCAGACGGAAATTGAAGAGCAAGATGACATTATTAGCCGCCTCACAACCAAAGTGGACAACTTAGATGTCAAtataaaaagcacagaaaaaaaagttcGACAACTTTAA
- the LOC117017498 gene encoding LOW QUALITY PROTEIN: 60S acidic ribosomal protein P1-like (The sequence of the model RefSeq protein was modified relative to this genomic sequence to represent the inferred CDS: deleted 1 base in 1 codon; substituted 1 base at 1 genomic stop codon) → MASIXQLSCICSALSLHYNEVTALANVNIGSLICNVGAGGPAPAAGTAPAEEKKVEAKKEESEASDDDMGFGLFD, encoded by the exons ATGGCCTCCATCTAGCAGCTCTCCTGCATCTGCTCA GCCCTCAGCCTGCACTACAATGAGGTGACT GCTCTGGCCAATGTCAACATCGGGAGCCTAATCTGCAATGTAGGGGCTGGTGGACCTGCCCCAGCAGCTGGTACTGCCCCAGCTGAGGAGAAGAAagtggaagcaaagaaagaagaatctgaGGCGTCTGATGATGACATGGGCTTTGGTCTTTTTGACTAA